In Rosa chinensis cultivar Old Blush chromosome 1, RchiOBHm-V2, whole genome shotgun sequence, a genomic segment contains:
- the LOC112190494 gene encoding tetratricopeptide repeat protein 27-like isoform X7, with translation MMEHIYARVDSCRLHFESAEAALVLSFQLQGFLASVLYIRNDISKHPSESHEASDILLTSRLVENESDSGVISDGIQVGGTAADPLSAIHQAVILAKCLLIEKSTRHDDMQRWEMAPHIEAIDSQLSSYFIMMMETLVQGIKEPSPGVADRIPFCCGVYIPTVSALRKEYGELCVRCGLIGEAIKIFEDLELWDNLIFCYRCSLGDVTNDDACFKKALEVSNDKSARAKDGDIEKSLDGFTRAVQLDPENGEAWNNIACLHMIKGKSKEAFMAFREALKFKRNSYQLWENYSHVALDVGNVAQALEATRKVLDLTNNKRIDAELLERIMTEVESMASPTNSAMTDDGDNFPVSGTTNAESDVGKSREAEHLVEFLGKVLQQVLEASCC, from the exons ATGATGGAACACATCTATGCACGTGTTGATTCCTGCAG GTTGCATTTTGAATCAGCTGAAGCAGCGCTGGTGTTAAGCTTTCAGTTACAGGGGTTCTTGGCTTCCGTACTATACATCAG AAATGATATATCTAAGCATCCATCTGAGTCCCATGAGgcttctgatatattattgacTTCAAGATTGGTAGAGAATGAGAGTGATTCTGGAGTTATATCAGACGGGATTCAAGTTGGTGGTACTGCTGCTGACCCTTTGAGTGCAATCCATCAGGCAGTGATCCTGGCTAAATGCCTTCTAATTGAGAAGAGCACGCGACATGATGACATGCAGA gatgGGAAATGGCTCCACACATCGAGGCAATTGATTCTCAGCTATCATCATATTTTATT ATGATGATGGAAACATTG GTTCAGGGTATCAAGGAGCCCTCTCCAGGAGTGGCAGACAGGATTCCTTTCTGCTGTGGGGTTTATATCCCTACAGTTTCAGCCTTGCGGAA GGAATACGGTGAACTTTGTGTCCGCTGTGGTCTGATAGGAGAGGCAATCAAAATTTTTGAGGACTTGGAATTATGGGATAATCTAATATTCTGCTATAG GTGTTCATTGGGTGACGTTACTAATGATGATGCCTGCTTTAAAAAAGCCCTAGAAGTTTCAAACGATAAGTCGGCTCGGGCTAAG GATGGGGATATTGAGAAGTCACTAGATGGCTTCACTCGGGCTGTTCAGCTCGATCCTGAAAATGGGGAGGCATGGAATAATATTGCTTGTTT GCATATGATAAAAGGGAAGAGTAAAGAAGCTTTTATGGCATTTAGAGAAGCACTGAAGTTCAA ACGAAACAGCTACCAACTGTGGGAGAACTACAGCCATGTTGCTTTAGATGTTGGCAATGTTGCTCAG GCTCTAGAAGCTACGCGTAAGGTGTTGGATCTTACTAATAATAAGAGAATTGATGCTGAGTTGTTGGAAAGAATTATGACAGAGGTGGAAAGCATGGCTTCACCTACTAATTCAGCAATGACTGATGATGGAGATAACTTTCCCGTCAGTGGGACCACAAATGCAGAATCTGATGTGGGAAAATCTCGGGAAGCTGAGCACTTAGTAGAGTTTCTTGGAAAAGTTCTACAACAG GTGCTTGAGGCCAGTTGTTGCTGA
- the LOC112190494 gene encoding tetratricopeptide repeat protein 27-like isoform X3 produces MMEHIYARVDSCRLHFESAEAALVLSFQLQGFLASVLYIRNDISKHPSESHEASDILLTSRLVENESDSGVISDGIQVGGTAADPLSAIHQAVILAKCLLIEKSTRHDDMQRWEMAPHIEAIDSQLSSYFIVQGIKEPSPGVADRIPFCCGVYIPTVSALRKEYGELCVRCGLIGEAIKIFEDLELWDNLIFCYRLSHVRYHIKNSLLEKKAAAVELIKTWLSETPNDPRLWCSLGDVTNDDACFKKALEVSNDKSARAKDGDIEKSLDGFTRAVQLDPENGEAWNNIACLHMIKGKSKEAFMAFREALKFKRNSYQLWENYSHVALDVGNVAQALEATRKVLDLTNNKRIDAELLERIMTEVESMASPTNSAMTDDGDNFPVSGTTNAESDVGKSREAEHLVEFLGKVLQQVLEASCC; encoded by the exons ATGATGGAACACATCTATGCACGTGTTGATTCCTGCAG GTTGCATTTTGAATCAGCTGAAGCAGCGCTGGTGTTAAGCTTTCAGTTACAGGGGTTCTTGGCTTCCGTACTATACATCAG AAATGATATATCTAAGCATCCATCTGAGTCCCATGAGgcttctgatatattattgacTTCAAGATTGGTAGAGAATGAGAGTGATTCTGGAGTTATATCAGACGGGATTCAAGTTGGTGGTACTGCTGCTGACCCTTTGAGTGCAATCCATCAGGCAGTGATCCTGGCTAAATGCCTTCTAATTGAGAAGAGCACGCGACATGATGACATGCAGA gatgGGAAATGGCTCCACACATCGAGGCAATTGATTCTCAGCTATCATCATATTTTATT GTTCAGGGTATCAAGGAGCCCTCTCCAGGAGTGGCAGACAGGATTCCTTTCTGCTGTGGGGTTTATATCCCTACAGTTTCAGCCTTGCGGAA GGAATACGGTGAACTTTGTGTCCGCTGTGGTCTGATAGGAGAGGCAATCAAAATTTTTGAGGACTTGGAATTATGGGATAATCTAATATTCTGCTATAG ATTGAGTCATGTGAGATATCATATTAAAAACAGCCTATTGGAGAAAAAAGCAGCAGCTGTTGAACTGATCAAGACATGGCTTTCTGAAACACCTAATGACCCCAGGTTATG GTGTTCATTGGGTGACGTTACTAATGATGATGCCTGCTTTAAAAAAGCCCTAGAAGTTTCAAACGATAAGTCGGCTCGGGCTAAG GATGGGGATATTGAGAAGTCACTAGATGGCTTCACTCGGGCTGTTCAGCTCGATCCTGAAAATGGGGAGGCATGGAATAATATTGCTTGTTT GCATATGATAAAAGGGAAGAGTAAAGAAGCTTTTATGGCATTTAGAGAAGCACTGAAGTTCAA ACGAAACAGCTACCAACTGTGGGAGAACTACAGCCATGTTGCTTTAGATGTTGGCAATGTTGCTCAG GCTCTAGAAGCTACGCGTAAGGTGTTGGATCTTACTAATAATAAGAGAATTGATGCTGAGTTGTTGGAAAGAATTATGACAGAGGTGGAAAGCATGGCTTCACCTACTAATTCAGCAATGACTGATGATGGAGATAACTTTCCCGTCAGTGGGACCACAAATGCAGAATCTGATGTGGGAAAATCTCGGGAAGCTGAGCACTTAGTAGAGTTTCTTGGAAAAGTTCTACAACAG GTGCTTGAGGCCAGTTGTTGCTGA
- the LOC112190494 gene encoding tetratricopeptide repeat protein 27 homolog isoform X4 → MVLLSNTTSSKSGALCSSESPGPHRYDSIGRNDISKHPSESHEASDILLTSRLVENESDSGVISDGIQVGGTAADPLSAIHQAVILAKCLLIEKSTRHDDMQRWEMAPHIEAIDSQLSSYFIMMMETLVQGIKEPSPGVADRIPFCCGVYIPTVSALRKEYGELCVRCGLIGEAIKIFEDLELWDNLIFCYRLSHVRYHIKNSLLEKKAAAVELIKTWLSETPNDPRLWCSLGDVTNDDACFKKALEVSNDKSARAKDGDIEKSLDGFTRAVQLDPENGEAWNNIACLHMIKGKSKEAFMAFREALKFKRNSYQLWENYSHVALDVGNVAQALEATRKVLDLTNNKRIDAELLERIMTEVESMASPTNSAMTDDGDNFPVSGTTNAESDVGKSREAEHLVEFLGKVLQQVLEASCC, encoded by the exons ATGGTACTTTTATCAAACACAACATCATCAAAGAGTGGGGCTCTCTGTTCCTCTGAAAGCCCTGGCCCTCATAGATACGATTCTATCGGCAGAAATGATATATCTAAGCATCCATCTGAGTCCCATGAGgcttctgatatattattgacTTCAAGATTGGTAGAGAATGAGAGTGATTCTGGAGTTATATCAGACGGGATTCAAGTTGGTGGTACTGCTGCTGACCCTTTGAGTGCAATCCATCAGGCAGTGATCCTGGCTAAATGCCTTCTAATTGAGAAGAGCACGCGACATGATGACATGCAGA gatgGGAAATGGCTCCACACATCGAGGCAATTGATTCTCAGCTATCATCATATTTTATT ATGATGATGGAAACATTG GTTCAGGGTATCAAGGAGCCCTCTCCAGGAGTGGCAGACAGGATTCCTTTCTGCTGTGGGGTTTATATCCCTACAGTTTCAGCCTTGCGGAA GGAATACGGTGAACTTTGTGTCCGCTGTGGTCTGATAGGAGAGGCAATCAAAATTTTTGAGGACTTGGAATTATGGGATAATCTAATATTCTGCTATAG ATTGAGTCATGTGAGATATCATATTAAAAACAGCCTATTGGAGAAAAAAGCAGCAGCTGTTGAACTGATCAAGACATGGCTTTCTGAAACACCTAATGACCCCAGGTTATG GTGTTCATTGGGTGACGTTACTAATGATGATGCCTGCTTTAAAAAAGCCCTAGAAGTTTCAAACGATAAGTCGGCTCGGGCTAAG GATGGGGATATTGAGAAGTCACTAGATGGCTTCACTCGGGCTGTTCAGCTCGATCCTGAAAATGGGGAGGCATGGAATAATATTGCTTGTTT GCATATGATAAAAGGGAAGAGTAAAGAAGCTTTTATGGCATTTAGAGAAGCACTGAAGTTCAA ACGAAACAGCTACCAACTGTGGGAGAACTACAGCCATGTTGCTTTAGATGTTGGCAATGTTGCTCAG GCTCTAGAAGCTACGCGTAAGGTGTTGGATCTTACTAATAATAAGAGAATTGATGCTGAGTTGTTGGAAAGAATTATGACAGAGGTGGAAAGCATGGCTTCACCTACTAATTCAGCAATGACTGATGATGGAGATAACTTTCCCGTCAGTGGGACCACAAATGCAGAATCTGATGTGGGAAAATCTCGGGAAGCTGAGCACTTAGTAGAGTTTCTTGGAAAAGTTCTACAACAG GTGCTTGAGGCCAGTTGTTGCTGA
- the LOC112190494 gene encoding tetratricopeptide repeat protein 27-like isoform X2, whose protein sequence is MMEHIYARVDSCRLHFESAEAALVLSFQLQGFLASVLYIRNDISKHPSESHEASDILLTSRLVENESDSGVISDGIQVGGTAADPLSAIHQAVILAKCLLIEKSTRHDDMQRWEMAPHIEAIDSQLSSYFIMMMETLVQGIKEPSPGVADRIPFCCGVYIPTVSALRKEYGELCVRCGLIGEAIKIFEDLELWDNLIFCYSHVRYHIKNSLLEKKAAAVELIKTWLSETPNDPRLWCSLGDVTNDDACFKKALEVSNDKSARAKDGDIEKSLDGFTRAVQLDPENGEAWNNIACLHMIKGKSKEAFMAFREALKFKRNSYQLWENYSHVALDVGNVAQALEATRKVLDLTNNKRIDAELLERIMTEVESMASPTNSAMTDDGDNFPVSGTTNAESDVGKSREAEHLVEFLGKVLQQVLEASCC, encoded by the exons ATGATGGAACACATCTATGCACGTGTTGATTCCTGCAG GTTGCATTTTGAATCAGCTGAAGCAGCGCTGGTGTTAAGCTTTCAGTTACAGGGGTTCTTGGCTTCCGTACTATACATCAG AAATGATATATCTAAGCATCCATCTGAGTCCCATGAGgcttctgatatattattgacTTCAAGATTGGTAGAGAATGAGAGTGATTCTGGAGTTATATCAGACGGGATTCAAGTTGGTGGTACTGCTGCTGACCCTTTGAGTGCAATCCATCAGGCAGTGATCCTGGCTAAATGCCTTCTAATTGAGAAGAGCACGCGACATGATGACATGCAGA gatgGGAAATGGCTCCACACATCGAGGCAATTGATTCTCAGCTATCATCATATTTTATT ATGATGATGGAAACATTG GTTCAGGGTATCAAGGAGCCCTCTCCAGGAGTGGCAGACAGGATTCCTTTCTGCTGTGGGGTTTATATCCCTACAGTTTCAGCCTTGCGGAA GGAATACGGTGAACTTTGTGTCCGCTGTGGTCTGATAGGAGAGGCAATCAAAATTTTTGAGGACTTGGAATTATGGGATAATCTAATATTCTGCTATAG TCATGTGAGATATCATATTAAAAACAGCCTATTGGAGAAAAAAGCAGCAGCTGTTGAACTGATCAAGACATGGCTTTCTGAAACACCTAATGACCCCAGGTTATG GTGTTCATTGGGTGACGTTACTAATGATGATGCCTGCTTTAAAAAAGCCCTAGAAGTTTCAAACGATAAGTCGGCTCGGGCTAAG GATGGGGATATTGAGAAGTCACTAGATGGCTTCACTCGGGCTGTTCAGCTCGATCCTGAAAATGGGGAGGCATGGAATAATATTGCTTGTTT GCATATGATAAAAGGGAAGAGTAAAGAAGCTTTTATGGCATTTAGAGAAGCACTGAAGTTCAA ACGAAACAGCTACCAACTGTGGGAGAACTACAGCCATGTTGCTTTAGATGTTGGCAATGTTGCTCAG GCTCTAGAAGCTACGCGTAAGGTGTTGGATCTTACTAATAATAAGAGAATTGATGCTGAGTTGTTGGAAAGAATTATGACAGAGGTGGAAAGCATGGCTTCACCTACTAATTCAGCAATGACTGATGATGGAGATAACTTTCCCGTCAGTGGGACCACAAATGCAGAATCTGATGTGGGAAAATCTCGGGAAGCTGAGCACTTAGTAGAGTTTCTTGGAAAAGTTCTACAACAG GTGCTTGAGGCCAGTTGTTGCTGA
- the LOC112190494 gene encoding tetratricopeptide repeat protein 27 homolog isoform X1 produces MMEHIYARVDSCRLHFESAEAALVLSFQLQGFLASVLYIRNDISKHPSESHEASDILLTSRLVENESDSGVISDGIQVGGTAADPLSAIHQAVILAKCLLIEKSTRHDDMQRWEMAPHIEAIDSQLSSYFIMMMETLVQGIKEPSPGVADRIPFCCGVYIPTVSALRKEYGELCVRCGLIGEAIKIFEDLELWDNLIFCYRLSHVRYHIKNSLLEKKAAAVELIKTWLSETPNDPRLWCSLGDVTNDDACFKKALEVSNDKSARAKDGDIEKSLDGFTRAVQLDPENGEAWNNIACLHMIKGKSKEAFMAFREALKFKRNSYQLWENYSHVALDVGNVAQALEATRKVLDLTNNKRIDAELLERIMTEVESMASPTNSAMTDDGDNFPVSGTTNAESDVGKSREAEHLVEFLGKVLQQVLEASCC; encoded by the exons ATGATGGAACACATCTATGCACGTGTTGATTCCTGCAG GTTGCATTTTGAATCAGCTGAAGCAGCGCTGGTGTTAAGCTTTCAGTTACAGGGGTTCTTGGCTTCCGTACTATACATCAG AAATGATATATCTAAGCATCCATCTGAGTCCCATGAGgcttctgatatattattgacTTCAAGATTGGTAGAGAATGAGAGTGATTCTGGAGTTATATCAGACGGGATTCAAGTTGGTGGTACTGCTGCTGACCCTTTGAGTGCAATCCATCAGGCAGTGATCCTGGCTAAATGCCTTCTAATTGAGAAGAGCACGCGACATGATGACATGCAGA gatgGGAAATGGCTCCACACATCGAGGCAATTGATTCTCAGCTATCATCATATTTTATT ATGATGATGGAAACATTG GTTCAGGGTATCAAGGAGCCCTCTCCAGGAGTGGCAGACAGGATTCCTTTCTGCTGTGGGGTTTATATCCCTACAGTTTCAGCCTTGCGGAA GGAATACGGTGAACTTTGTGTCCGCTGTGGTCTGATAGGAGAGGCAATCAAAATTTTTGAGGACTTGGAATTATGGGATAATCTAATATTCTGCTATAG ATTGAGTCATGTGAGATATCATATTAAAAACAGCCTATTGGAGAAAAAAGCAGCAGCTGTTGAACTGATCAAGACATGGCTTTCTGAAACACCTAATGACCCCAGGTTATG GTGTTCATTGGGTGACGTTACTAATGATGATGCCTGCTTTAAAAAAGCCCTAGAAGTTTCAAACGATAAGTCGGCTCGGGCTAAG GATGGGGATATTGAGAAGTCACTAGATGGCTTCACTCGGGCTGTTCAGCTCGATCCTGAAAATGGGGAGGCATGGAATAATATTGCTTGTTT GCATATGATAAAAGGGAAGAGTAAAGAAGCTTTTATGGCATTTAGAGAAGCACTGAAGTTCAA ACGAAACAGCTACCAACTGTGGGAGAACTACAGCCATGTTGCTTTAGATGTTGGCAATGTTGCTCAG GCTCTAGAAGCTACGCGTAAGGTGTTGGATCTTACTAATAATAAGAGAATTGATGCTGAGTTGTTGGAAAGAATTATGACAGAGGTGGAAAGCATGGCTTCACCTACTAATTCAGCAATGACTGATGATGGAGATAACTTTCCCGTCAGTGGGACCACAAATGCAGAATCTGATGTGGGAAAATCTCGGGAAGCTGAGCACTTAGTAGAGTTTCTTGGAAAAGTTCTACAACAG GTGCTTGAGGCCAGTTGTTGCTGA
- the LOC112190494 gene encoding tetratricopeptide repeat protein 27 homolog isoform X5 has translation MMEHIYARVDSCRLHFESAEAALVLSFQLQGFLASVLYIRNDISKHPSESHEASDILLTSRLVENESDSGVISDGIQVGGTAADPLSAIHQAVILAKCLLIEKSTRHDDMQRWEMAPHIEAIDSQLSSYFIMMMETLVQGIKEPSPGVADRIPFCCGVYIPTVSALRKEYGELCVRCGLIGEAIKIFEDLELWDNLIFCYSLLEKKAAAVELIKTWLSETPNDPRLWCSLGDVTNDDACFKKALEVSNDKSARAKDGDIEKSLDGFTRAVQLDPENGEAWNNIACLHMIKGKSKEAFMAFREALKFKRNSYQLWENYSHVALDVGNVAQALEATRKVLDLTNNKRIDAELLERIMTEVESMASPTNSAMTDDGDNFPVSGTTNAESDVGKSREAEHLVEFLGKVLQQVLEASCC, from the exons ATGATGGAACACATCTATGCACGTGTTGATTCCTGCAG GTTGCATTTTGAATCAGCTGAAGCAGCGCTGGTGTTAAGCTTTCAGTTACAGGGGTTCTTGGCTTCCGTACTATACATCAG AAATGATATATCTAAGCATCCATCTGAGTCCCATGAGgcttctgatatattattgacTTCAAGATTGGTAGAGAATGAGAGTGATTCTGGAGTTATATCAGACGGGATTCAAGTTGGTGGTACTGCTGCTGACCCTTTGAGTGCAATCCATCAGGCAGTGATCCTGGCTAAATGCCTTCTAATTGAGAAGAGCACGCGACATGATGACATGCAGA gatgGGAAATGGCTCCACACATCGAGGCAATTGATTCTCAGCTATCATCATATTTTATT ATGATGATGGAAACATTG GTTCAGGGTATCAAGGAGCCCTCTCCAGGAGTGGCAGACAGGATTCCTTTCTGCTGTGGGGTTTATATCCCTACAGTTTCAGCCTTGCGGAA GGAATACGGTGAACTTTGTGTCCGCTGTGGTCTGATAGGAGAGGCAATCAAAATTTTTGAGGACTTGGAATTATGGGATAATCTAATATTCTGCTATAG CCTATTGGAGAAAAAAGCAGCAGCTGTTGAACTGATCAAGACATGGCTTTCTGAAACACCTAATGACCCCAGGTTATG GTGTTCATTGGGTGACGTTACTAATGATGATGCCTGCTTTAAAAAAGCCCTAGAAGTTTCAAACGATAAGTCGGCTCGGGCTAAG GATGGGGATATTGAGAAGTCACTAGATGGCTTCACTCGGGCTGTTCAGCTCGATCCTGAAAATGGGGAGGCATGGAATAATATTGCTTGTTT GCATATGATAAAAGGGAAGAGTAAAGAAGCTTTTATGGCATTTAGAGAAGCACTGAAGTTCAA ACGAAACAGCTACCAACTGTGGGAGAACTACAGCCATGTTGCTTTAGATGTTGGCAATGTTGCTCAG GCTCTAGAAGCTACGCGTAAGGTGTTGGATCTTACTAATAATAAGAGAATTGATGCTGAGTTGTTGGAAAGAATTATGACAGAGGTGGAAAGCATGGCTTCACCTACTAATTCAGCAATGACTGATGATGGAGATAACTTTCCCGTCAGTGGGACCACAAATGCAGAATCTGATGTGGGAAAATCTCGGGAAGCTGAGCACTTAGTAGAGTTTCTTGGAAAAGTTCTACAACAG GTGCTTGAGGCCAGTTGTTGCTGA
- the LOC112190494 gene encoding tetratricopeptide repeat protein 27-like isoform X8, translating into MMEHIYARVDSCRLHFESAEAALVLSFQLQGFLASVLYIRNDISKHPSESHEASDILLTSRLVENESDSGVISDGIQVGGTAADPLSAIHQAVILAKCLLIEKSTRHDDMQRWEMAPHIEAIDSQLSSYFIMMMETLVQGIKEPSPGVADRIPFCCGVYIPTVSALRKEYGELCVRCGLIGEAIKIFEDLELWDNLIFCYRLSHVRYHIKNSLLEKKAAAVELIKTWLSETPNDPRLWCSLGDVTNDDACFKKALEVSNDKSARAKDGDIEKSLDGFTRAVQLDPENGEAWNNIACLHMIKGKSKEAFMAFREALKFKRNSYQLWENYSHVALDVGNVAQVLEASCC; encoded by the exons ATGATGGAACACATCTATGCACGTGTTGATTCCTGCAG GTTGCATTTTGAATCAGCTGAAGCAGCGCTGGTGTTAAGCTTTCAGTTACAGGGGTTCTTGGCTTCCGTACTATACATCAG AAATGATATATCTAAGCATCCATCTGAGTCCCATGAGgcttctgatatattattgacTTCAAGATTGGTAGAGAATGAGAGTGATTCTGGAGTTATATCAGACGGGATTCAAGTTGGTGGTACTGCTGCTGACCCTTTGAGTGCAATCCATCAGGCAGTGATCCTGGCTAAATGCCTTCTAATTGAGAAGAGCACGCGACATGATGACATGCAGA gatgGGAAATGGCTCCACACATCGAGGCAATTGATTCTCAGCTATCATCATATTTTATT ATGATGATGGAAACATTG GTTCAGGGTATCAAGGAGCCCTCTCCAGGAGTGGCAGACAGGATTCCTTTCTGCTGTGGGGTTTATATCCCTACAGTTTCAGCCTTGCGGAA GGAATACGGTGAACTTTGTGTCCGCTGTGGTCTGATAGGAGAGGCAATCAAAATTTTTGAGGACTTGGAATTATGGGATAATCTAATATTCTGCTATAG ATTGAGTCATGTGAGATATCATATTAAAAACAGCCTATTGGAGAAAAAAGCAGCAGCTGTTGAACTGATCAAGACATGGCTTTCTGAAACACCTAATGACCCCAGGTTATG GTGTTCATTGGGTGACGTTACTAATGATGATGCCTGCTTTAAAAAAGCCCTAGAAGTTTCAAACGATAAGTCGGCTCGGGCTAAG GATGGGGATATTGAGAAGTCACTAGATGGCTTCACTCGGGCTGTTCAGCTCGATCCTGAAAATGGGGAGGCATGGAATAATATTGCTTGTTT GCATATGATAAAAGGGAAGAGTAAAGAAGCTTTTATGGCATTTAGAGAAGCACTGAAGTTCAA ACGAAACAGCTACCAACTGTGGGAGAACTACAGCCATGTTGCTTTAGATGTTGGCAATGTTGCTCAG GTGCTTGAGGCCAGTTGTTGCTGA
- the LOC112190494 gene encoding tetratricopeptide repeat protein 27 homolog isoform X6 produces the protein MMEHIYARVDSCRLHFESAEAALVLSFQLQGFLASVLYIRLVENESDSGVISDGIQVGGTAADPLSAIHQAVILAKCLLIEKSTRHDDMQRWEMAPHIEAIDSQLSSYFIMMMETLVQGIKEPSPGVADRIPFCCGVYIPTVSALRKEYGELCVRCGLIGEAIKIFEDLELWDNLIFCYRLSHVRYHIKNSLLEKKAAAVELIKTWLSETPNDPRLWCSLGDVTNDDACFKKALEVSNDKSARAKDGDIEKSLDGFTRAVQLDPENGEAWNNIACLHMIKGKSKEAFMAFREALKFKRNSYQLWENYSHVALDVGNVAQALEATRKVLDLTNNKRIDAELLERIMTEVESMASPTNSAMTDDGDNFPVSGTTNAESDVGKSREAEHLVEFLGKVLQQVLEASCC, from the exons ATGATGGAACACATCTATGCACGTGTTGATTCCTGCAG GTTGCATTTTGAATCAGCTGAAGCAGCGCTGGTGTTAAGCTTTCAGTTACAGGGGTTCTTGGCTTCCGTACTATACATCAG ATTGGTAGAGAATGAGAGTGATTCTGGAGTTATATCAGACGGGATTCAAGTTGGTGGTACTGCTGCTGACCCTTTGAGTGCAATCCATCAGGCAGTGATCCTGGCTAAATGCCTTCTAATTGAGAAGAGCACGCGACATGATGACATGCAGA gatgGGAAATGGCTCCACACATCGAGGCAATTGATTCTCAGCTATCATCATATTTTATT ATGATGATGGAAACATTG GTTCAGGGTATCAAGGAGCCCTCTCCAGGAGTGGCAGACAGGATTCCTTTCTGCTGTGGGGTTTATATCCCTACAGTTTCAGCCTTGCGGAA GGAATACGGTGAACTTTGTGTCCGCTGTGGTCTGATAGGAGAGGCAATCAAAATTTTTGAGGACTTGGAATTATGGGATAATCTAATATTCTGCTATAG ATTGAGTCATGTGAGATATCATATTAAAAACAGCCTATTGGAGAAAAAAGCAGCAGCTGTTGAACTGATCAAGACATGGCTTTCTGAAACACCTAATGACCCCAGGTTATG GTGTTCATTGGGTGACGTTACTAATGATGATGCCTGCTTTAAAAAAGCCCTAGAAGTTTCAAACGATAAGTCGGCTCGGGCTAAG GATGGGGATATTGAGAAGTCACTAGATGGCTTCACTCGGGCTGTTCAGCTCGATCCTGAAAATGGGGAGGCATGGAATAATATTGCTTGTTT GCATATGATAAAAGGGAAGAGTAAAGAAGCTTTTATGGCATTTAGAGAAGCACTGAAGTTCAA ACGAAACAGCTACCAACTGTGGGAGAACTACAGCCATGTTGCTTTAGATGTTGGCAATGTTGCTCAG GCTCTAGAAGCTACGCGTAAGGTGTTGGATCTTACTAATAATAAGAGAATTGATGCTGAGTTGTTGGAAAGAATTATGACAGAGGTGGAAAGCATGGCTTCACCTACTAATTCAGCAATGACTGATGATGGAGATAACTTTCCCGTCAGTGGGACCACAAATGCAGAATCTGATGTGGGAAAATCTCGGGAAGCTGAGCACTTAGTAGAGTTTCTTGGAAAAGTTCTACAACAG GTGCTTGAGGCCAGTTGTTGCTGA